A region of Deltaproteobacteria bacterium DNA encodes the following proteins:
- a CDS encoding amino acid synthesis family protein, protein MEVRKYVTIVEEILSEGGRPMTPPGKRAAAVAVIKNPFAGTYEEDLTPLMDIGEALGGILGKMAVEALGIKPEAAEGYGKGAIVGENGEREHAGAILHPKLGKPFRDAVGGGKALIPSAKKIGGMGTEIDVPTHYKDAAFVRSHFDAMAIRIDDAPKADEIVVALVVTDCGRPHPRIGGLKMEEAKKEDGLK, encoded by the coding sequence ATGGAAGTCAGAAAATACGTGACCATTGTCGAAGAAATCCTATCCGAAGGGGGTCGCCCCATGACGCCTCCCGGCAAGAGGGCGGCTGCCGTTGCGGTTATCAAGAACCCCTTTGCCGGCACATATGAAGAAGACCTGACCCCTTTGATGGATATCGGGGAGGCCCTCGGAGGGATTCTCGGCAAGATGGCCGTGGAGGCCCTGGGGATCAAACCGGAAGCGGCTGAAGGGTACGGCAAGGGTGCCATTGTGGGCGAGAACGGCGAGAGGGAACACGCAGGGGCCATCCTTCATCCCAAACTGGGGAAACCCTTTCGTGACGCAGTGGGCGGGGGCAAGGCCCTCATTCCGTCAGCCAAAAAGATCGGCGGCATGGGCACGGAAATCGATGTGCCCACCCACTACAAGGACGCGGCCTTTGTTCGGAGCCACTTCGATGCCATGGCAATCCGAATCGACGATGCCCCTAAAGCGGATGAGATCGTCGTCGCCCTTGTGGTGACCGATTGCGGCAGGCCCCATCCCAGAATCGGGGGCTTGAAGATGGAAGAGGCAAAGAAGGAAGACGGACTCAAGTAG
- a CDS encoding 50S ribosomal protein L11 methyltransferase, whose protein sequence is MTQALPKPNLPPCKDLYIYLIKGVLRADDEALLGSGFLGNWVEEGSSFLFFSKPSRSRITRLLAARPVLELDDVFHFSYEAWQGGGLDPLTIDPFLIVPPWLETDPQQGLMTILLDPGVVFGNCHHPTTQACLKALSLVAGKTPLGRVLDLGTGTGILALAAARLGARKVLAVDLNPLCVKTAARNVELNDLLGVIRVMEARAEDVADDPADLIVANIHYEVIKQLLEQKAFHRSARLIISGLMRSQYRDIIVRLKEFGFDPVREWDHDMTWYTVLAGR, encoded by the coding sequence ATGACGCAAGCGCTCCCCAAGCCAAATCTCCCGCCCTGCAAGGACCTGTATATCTATCTAATCAAAGGGGTGTTGAGGGCCGACGATGAGGCCCTCCTCGGCAGCGGTTTTCTTGGAAACTGGGTGGAAGAGGGGAGTTCTTTTCTCTTTTTTTCCAAACCTTCTCGCAGCCGGATCACCCGGCTGTTGGCCGCCCGGCCGGTTCTGGAATTGGATGATGTGTTTCATTTCTCCTATGAAGCGTGGCAGGGCGGGGGTCTCGATCCCCTCACGATCGACCCGTTTCTGATTGTGCCGCCATGGCTGGAAACGGATCCGCAGCAAGGTCTCATGACGATCCTCCTGGACCCGGGGGTGGTTTTCGGCAACTGTCATCACCCCACCACACAGGCCTGTTTAAAGGCCCTCTCCCTCGTGGCCGGAAAGACCCCTTTAGGGCGGGTGCTCGATCTGGGGACCGGCACGGGCATCCTGGCCCTGGCAGCCGCCCGGCTGGGGGCTCGAAAGGTATTGGCTGTCGATTTGAACCCTCTCTGCGTCAAGACCGCAGCCCGGAACGTGGAGTTGAATGACCTTTTGGGGGTTATCCGTGTGATGGAAGCGAGGGCGGAGGATGTGGCAGACGACCCCGCGGACCTGATCGTCGCCAACATCCATTATGAGGTGATCAAACAGCTTCTGGAGCAGAAGGCATTCCATAGAAGTGCGAGGCTGATTATCTCAGGCCTGATGCGGAGCCAGTACCGGGACATTATTGTCAGATTGAAGGAATTTGGGTTTGATCCGGTTCGTGAGTGGGACCATGATATGACCTGGTACACGGTCTTGGCGGGTCGATAA
- a CDS encoding potassium channel family protein, with amino-acid sequence MVVFKNFFDRQTFIDHHQFGMADRFHSLNEWFKTRRFLFTLIAFMLLFILYPLTEEFVRISFFLDIFLSIVLLSAIYAVGERRGPLVFGVLTAVPAFLAHWVHFFFEVQVLHLIDVVFGIIFFAFATVTIVTHLFKEKRVTADLIRGAICGYLLIGLMWAFVFSLVETLRPGSFVSEAAANLNLENLIYYSFVTLSTTGYGDIVPMTNQARSLSILEAVMGQMYLAVNIATLVAIRISQSSGKDPE; translated from the coding sequence TTGGTTGTTTTCAAGAATTTCTTCGATCGACAAACATTCATCGACCATCATCAATTCGGTATGGCAGACAGATTCCATTCCCTCAACGAGTGGTTCAAGACCCGCCGCTTCCTGTTCACGCTGATCGCATTCATGCTTCTGTTTATCCTCTATCCATTAACAGAAGAATTCGTCAGGATCAGCTTTTTCCTTGACATCTTTCTGTCCATCGTTCTCTTGTCCGCGATTTATGCAGTGGGGGAGCGAAGGGGGCCACTTGTTTTTGGCGTTTTAACGGCTGTCCCGGCCTTCTTGGCGCACTGGGTACACTTTTTCTTTGAAGTCCAGGTCCTTCATTTGATCGACGTGGTGTTTGGGATCATCTTTTTTGCCTTTGCCACCGTCACCATCGTGACCCACCTGTTCAAAGAGAAACGGGTCACGGCAGACCTCATCCGCGGAGCTATCTGCGGCTATCTCCTCATCGGGCTCATGTGGGCCTTTGTTTTTTCCCTGGTTGAAACGCTTCGACCCGGTTCTTTCGTCTCAGAGGCCGCCGCCAATCTAAATCTGGAAAACTTGATATATTATAGCTTTGTCACCTTATCCACAACCGGATATGGCGACATTGTCCCCATGACCAACCAGGCCAGATCCCTCTCCATCCTGGAGGCCGTCATGGGGCAGATGTATCTGGCCGTCAACATCGCGACCCTTGTGGCCATTCGCATCTCTCAGTCATCGGGAAAAGACCCGGAATGA